In a single window of the Natronosalvus caseinilyticus genome:
- a CDS encoding PQQ-binding-like beta-propeller repeat protein — MDRRHTSLRTHRREFLAACGVGAATIAGCSRLRADSKPNVAWTVDGSNVPYSWPVLVDGTLYVGTRGGQLKAIDTETGSVSWSAYIAEDLFVTPAVDDSRIYVGYHDFSAFATDGTESWTTTLEWGSLVHGPNPSVLVDDSVIVGTRNGYLYSLATDDGTVEWETQMGERRPTPYAVIDDGVLVGDESGTIAAIDPADASVRWERTVSVDPERSGDPYLTVNGDAAYVSGTSIQRLDLETGDSVWTVDDADRTFTSPAPANDTVYVTGSDLAAEKNEDLSRPGYICALDAETGDQRWREPLESSAYRPAARDDGRVYVGDVSEQFYSFDADGSERWTVSVDGNVVNRPALEGDRIYFGTGQGTTYALEES, encoded by the coding sequence ATGGACAGAAGACACACATCACTACGAACGCACCGCCGCGAGTTTCTCGCCGCCTGCGGCGTCGGAGCCGCGACGATCGCCGGCTGCTCGAGGCTCCGCGCCGACTCGAAGCCAAATGTCGCCTGGACGGTCGACGGATCGAACGTACCGTACTCGTGGCCGGTACTTGTCGACGGGACGCTGTACGTCGGGACACGAGGTGGACAGCTCAAGGCAATCGACACCGAAACAGGATCCGTCTCCTGGAGCGCCTATATCGCCGAGGACCTGTTCGTAACGCCCGCCGTCGACGACTCGCGAATCTACGTTGGATACCACGACTTCTCGGCGTTCGCGACCGACGGAACGGAGTCGTGGACGACGACGCTCGAGTGGGGTTCACTCGTCCACGGTCCGAATCCATCAGTTCTGGTCGACGATTCCGTGATCGTCGGCACCCGAAACGGCTACCTGTATTCGCTCGCCACGGACGACGGAACCGTCGAGTGGGAGACCCAGATGGGTGAGAGAAGGCCAACGCCGTACGCAGTGATCGACGATGGAGTTCTCGTCGGCGACGAGAGTGGAACCATCGCTGCCATCGACCCGGCGGACGCGAGCGTCCGATGGGAGCGCACCGTAAGCGTGGACCCAGAGAGATCCGGGGACCCGTATCTTACGGTGAACGGCGACGCCGCCTACGTGAGCGGAACGTCGATCCAGCGACTGGACCTCGAGACCGGCGACTCGGTGTGGACGGTCGACGACGCGGACCGTACGTTCACGTCGCCTGCCCCGGCGAACGACACCGTCTACGTGACCGGTTCCGATCTGGCCGCCGAGAAAAACGAGGATCTGAGCAGACCCGGATACATCTGCGCGCTGGACGCCGAAACCGGCGATCAGCGCTGGCGGGAGCCACTGGAATCCAGCGCGTACAGACCAGCCGCCCGCGACGACGGGCGGGTCTACGTGGGTGACGTCTCCGAGCAATTCTACTCCTTCGACGCCGACGGCTCCGAGCGCTGGACCGTCTCCGTCGACGGTAACGTCGTCAACAGGCCCGCCCTCGAGGGCGATCGGATCTACTTCGGCACGGGTCAGGGGACGACCTACGCGCTCGAGGAGTCCTGA
- the cdd gene encoding cytidine deaminase, producing MDSLIEAARDVQSRAHVPYSKYPVGAALETADGEVFVGCNLENANYSNSLHAEEVAIAEAVKNGHREFARLAVSSGRRDGVTPCGMCRQTLAEFADDDLVVYCDEGDDDPPSEYTLGELLPNTITEEMLE from the coding sequence ATGGATTCACTCATCGAGGCCGCCCGCGACGTCCAGTCTCGAGCCCACGTCCCCTACTCCAAGTACCCCGTCGGCGCGGCGCTCGAGACCGCCGACGGCGAGGTCTTCGTCGGTTGCAATCTCGAGAACGCGAACTACAGCAACAGCCTCCACGCCGAGGAGGTCGCTATCGCCGAAGCCGTCAAGAACGGTCACCGCGAGTTTGCCCGACTCGCCGTCAGTTCGGGTCGTCGCGACGGCGTCACCCCCTGCGGGATGTGTCGTCAGACGCTCGCGGAGTTCGCCGACGACGACCTCGTCGTCTACTGTGACGAGGGCGACGACGACCCGCCGAGTGAGTACACCCTCGGGGAGCTCCTGCCGAATACGATCACCGAAGAGATGCTCGAGTGA
- a CDS encoding phosphoribosyltransferase family protein: MNRAEKAALQLRAVDVLRMLKETRTYDELAEATGLPAGDLNRYVNGHVLPGTERAREVVEEVGREALAAELEARIQVDSEGYVDNSGAVFDQPFLDLAAPVVADAFDFERPDVVLTAATDGITLAASLASYYGTRCAYAKKRKETAVEEFFEARERLESGIELTYYLPAAAIDPDESVLVVDDLIRSGETQELLLDIVETAGAEVAGVFALIAAGTDGIERAEGRTEAPVGSLTTV, encoded by the coding sequence ATGAACCGAGCCGAAAAAGCCGCGCTCCAGCTACGAGCGGTCGACGTGTTGCGGATGCTCAAAGAAACCCGGACGTACGACGAACTCGCCGAGGCGACCGGCCTGCCGGCGGGCGACCTCAACCGCTACGTCAACGGGCACGTCCTCCCCGGCACCGAACGCGCCCGCGAGGTGGTCGAGGAAGTCGGTCGGGAGGCGCTGGCGGCCGAACTCGAGGCCCGCATCCAGGTCGACTCGGAGGGGTACGTCGACAACTCCGGGGCCGTCTTCGACCAGCCGTTTCTCGACCTCGCCGCCCCCGTCGTGGCTGACGCCTTCGACTTCGAGCGCCCCGACGTCGTGCTGACGGCCGCCACCGACGGCATCACGCTGGCCGCCTCGCTCGCCAGCTACTACGGAACCCGGTGTGCGTACGCGAAGAAACGCAAGGAGACCGCCGTCGAGGAGTTCTTCGAGGCTCGCGAGCGCCTCGAGTCGGGCATCGAACTCACCTACTACCTGCCCGCGGCCGCGATCGACCCGGACGAATCCGTCCTGGTCGTCGACGACCTGATCCGGTCGGGCGAGACCCAGGAACTGCTCCTGGACATCGTCGAAACTGCGGGGGCGGAGGTCGCCGGGGTCTTCGCGCTCATCGCGGCCGGAACCGACGGCATCGAACGTGCGGAGGGGCGAACGGAGGCGCCGGTCGGGTCGTTGACGACGGTTTGA
- a CDS encoding phosphomannomutase, translating to MTLFGTAGIRGPVADTVTPSLALAVGQAAGSPGDSFVVGRDGRETGPALAAALEAGLESAGSNVERVGQVPTPALAFASQGRRGVMVTASHNPPADNGIKLFVDGVEYDREAEKAIESVVETPELAPWDEWGKPRRGDVLERYRQAVVDYVRERFPDEDDRPLAGLSVAVDCGNGVGALATPQVLDVLGADVVAINATVDGHFPARESKPTAETLTDFSAFLAEGSFHLGLAHDGDADRLVVLNGDGEVVHEDTILAVVAAHYTETSAADDPVVVTTPNASARIDERVREAGGRVERVRLGSLHEGIARVEAAAAGDGTAADTEVVFAAEPWKHIHTASGGWIDGVTSAAVVGALTLEAGSLEALRDPVTERPYRKVSVECPESAKGPAMATLESTLPAAFDDVAVDTDYGVRLEFPDASWLLVRPSGTEPYVRLYAESDDVDALVSDAREVIESAVADHR from the coding sequence ATGACCCTCTTTGGAACCGCCGGTATTCGCGGCCCCGTCGCCGACACGGTGACGCCATCGCTCGCGCTCGCCGTCGGGCAGGCCGCCGGCTCGCCGGGCGACTCCTTCGTCGTCGGTCGGGACGGCCGAGAGACCGGGCCCGCACTGGCCGCCGCGCTCGAGGCTGGCCTCGAGAGCGCCGGATCGAACGTCGAACGCGTCGGCCAGGTGCCGACGCCCGCGCTGGCGTTCGCCTCGCAGGGGCGTCGCGGCGTCATGGTCACGGCGAGTCACAACCCGCCCGCTGACAACGGGATCAAACTGTTCGTCGACGGCGTCGAGTACGACCGCGAGGCCGAGAAGGCGATCGAATCGGTCGTCGAAACGCCCGAACTCGCCCCGTGGGACGAGTGGGGGAAACCGCGACGTGGCGACGTCCTCGAACGGTACCGCCAGGCCGTGGTGGACTACGTCCGGGAGCGGTTCCCCGACGAGGACGACCGGCCGCTCGCGGGACTGTCGGTCGCCGTCGACTGCGGCAACGGCGTCGGCGCGCTGGCGACCCCGCAGGTCCTCGACGTCCTCGGCGCCGACGTGGTGGCGATCAACGCGACCGTCGACGGCCACTTCCCCGCCCGGGAGAGCAAGCCCACCGCGGAGACGCTAACGGACTTTTCGGCGTTTCTGGCCGAGGGCTCGTTCCACCTGGGGCTCGCTCACGACGGGGACGCGGACCGACTCGTCGTCCTGAACGGCGACGGCGAGGTCGTCCACGAGGACACGATCCTGGCGGTCGTCGCCGCCCACTACACCGAAACGAGCGCCGCAGACGACCCGGTCGTCGTCACGACGCCCAACGCCTCCGCCAGAATCGACGAGCGCGTTCGTGAGGCCGGCGGCCGCGTCGAGCGAGTTCGGCTGGGCTCGCTCCACGAGGGAATCGCCCGGGTCGAAGCAGCGGCCGCCGGAGACGGCACCGCGGCGGACACCGAAGTCGTCTTCGCGGCCGAACCCTGGAAACACATCCACACCGCCTCCGGCGGCTGGATCGACGGCGTCACCAGCGCGGCCGTCGTCGGCGCGCTCACTCTCGAGGCCGGGTCGCTCGAGGCCCTGCGCGACCCCGTCACCGAACGACCCTACCGCAAGGTCTCGGTCGAGTGCCCAGAGTCCGCGAAAGGTCCCGCCATGGCGACCCTCGAGTCGACGCTGCCGGCGGCGTTCGACGACGTAGCGGTCGACACCGACTACGGAGTCCGCCTCGAGTTCCCCGACGCCTCGTGGTTGCTGGTTCGCCCGAGCGGGACCGAGCCCTACGTCCGCCTGTACGCCGAGAGCGACGACGTCGACGCGCTCGTCTCGGACGCGCGTGAGGTAATCGAGTCGGCGGTGGCCGACCACCGATAA
- a CDS encoding phosphoribosyltransferase, with product MFADRADAGNQLATELERRGVEADVVLGIPRGALPIARPVADALEADIDVVVARKMGAPSNPELAIGAVASDGAVWLNDSLVEHLSVSEDYLDDVREREAENAATKAARYRDEGEAGTLPDLEGTRVVVVDDGVATGATAIACLRQVREAGAAHVTLAVPIGSPDSISQLEDEADAVVALQTPAGFRAVGQFYRRFDQVSDEEAMRYLDRS from the coding sequence ATGTTCGCGGACAGAGCCGACGCCGGGAACCAGCTCGCCACCGAACTCGAGCGACGGGGCGTCGAGGCCGACGTCGTCCTCGGAATTCCGCGCGGAGCCCTTCCCATCGCCCGCCCGGTGGCCGACGCACTCGAGGCCGACATCGACGTCGTCGTCGCGCGAAAAATGGGCGCGCCGTCGAACCCCGAACTCGCCATCGGGGCCGTCGCGAGCGACGGCGCGGTCTGGCTCAACGACTCGCTCGTCGAGCACCTCTCGGTTTCCGAGGACTACCTCGATGACGTACGCGAACGAGAAGCCGAAAACGCGGCGACGAAGGCGGCTCGCTATCGCGACGAAGGCGAGGCAGGAACGCTCCCCGACCTCGAGGGAACGCGCGTCGTCGTGGTCGACGACGGGGTCGCGACGGGGGCGACGGCCATCGCCTGTCTGCGCCAGGTACGCGAGGCGGGTGCGGCTCACGTCACCCTCGCCGTTCCCATCGGCTCGCCGGATTCGATTTCCCAGCTTGAGGACGAAGCCGACGCGGTCGTCGCACTCCAGACGCCGGCAGGCTTTCGCGCGGTCGGTCAGTTCTACCGCCGGTTCGACCAGGTGAGCGACGAGGAGGCGATGCGATATCTAGATCGGTCCTGA
- a CDS encoding right-handed parallel beta-helix repeat-containing protein, producing MARDSSVLDDDSIAGHDGNAPRDGNTTLLDRRSYLKLASASAVAGPALAAATGTAAAADYDVITVPAGQREVIRVESNETLENTLIDVTADGATVTIAAHGTNWTIRNVGIKGRVTSENAVFGVSDRQGGTSRIENVYLGDGATDGHRHGVGLWVAPQHSGHIEIDRVNISEMGDNSFYCSAPGYNGAGGTVDISNCYSRDSWVSHFRLGEGTVTNCTAVNTGAHKDGRGIWAWAPGDVVVEDCNLAMNGRHYSVVVGANGGSSTVRMVNTQYDTGYSGGFRRAGGSIDLESGNGTSPEDVVPEGCPTSAEAAASGNANSGESRIERATDQRDSADLPNVIVFDGRDASTTTTDYAFTVTGDLESSTDDGATIDEESTVDGSSAEGVVANYLDAYRFDGELESLQLDGDAAVRVNGVEIDPIEFDDRPENVLLVEGADADVTRYEFVVDGEVVPSNYEGATIDDTDAIADGHVHGTVANWKDAFRFDGDLQQLSVDGPGTVSLNGEEVDPGEYGEDLPNVLEIEGTGEAASYEVTVEGTIAYEGDDDEVTVRSGTTVQSSILEGTQRYRFSGALTDVTFTDGVAAIRLNDETVDPDETGDDELLPHVVVVDGTNADGPSTYSLQVDGCVRKADYRNASVDEGDLLEDRTVRGAVGNWLDAYWFDGDLEDFTLLGDAEVDVVYNARDQ from the coding sequence ATGGCACGCGACTCTTCGGTACTGGACGACGATTCGATTGCGGGACACGACGGGAACGCCCCGCGAGACGGTAATACGACGTTACTCGACCGACGAAGCTACCTCAAGCTCGCGTCCGCGAGCGCGGTGGCGGGTCCGGCACTCGCCGCCGCAACCGGCACCGCCGCGGCGGCCGACTACGACGTGATCACGGTCCCCGCCGGACAGCGTGAAGTGATCCGCGTCGAGTCGAACGAGACGCTCGAGAACACGCTAATCGACGTCACCGCCGACGGGGCAACGGTGACCATCGCCGCCCACGGCACCAACTGGACGATCCGAAACGTCGGGATCAAGGGCCGCGTCACGAGCGAGAATGCCGTCTTCGGCGTCTCCGATCGCCAGGGTGGCACCTCCAGAATCGAGAACGTCTACCTGGGTGACGGCGCCACGGACGGCCACCGCCACGGCGTCGGTCTCTGGGTCGCCCCCCAGCACAGCGGTCACATCGAGATCGACCGCGTGAACATCTCCGAGATGGGCGACAACTCGTTTTACTGCTCCGCGCCGGGGTACAACGGCGCCGGCGGAACGGTCGACATCTCGAACTGTTACTCCCGGGACTCCTGGGTCTCGCACTTCCGGCTCGGCGAGGGAACGGTCACGAACTGCACGGCCGTGAACACGGGCGCGCACAAGGACGGCCGCGGCATCTGGGCCTGGGCACCCGGCGACGTCGTCGTGGAAGACTGTAACCTCGCGATGAACGGCCGTCACTACTCCGTCGTCGTCGGCGCCAACGGCGGCTCCTCCACCGTTCGGATGGTGAACACGCAGTACGACACCGGCTACAGCGGGGGCTTCAGACGAGCAGGGGGCTCGATCGACCTCGAGTCGGGCAACGGCACGTCGCCCGAGGACGTCGTCCCCGAGGGCTGTCCGACCAGCGCGGAGGCGGCCGCGTCGGGAAACGCGAACAGCGGTGAGAGTCGGATCGAACGCGCGACCGACCAGCGCGATTCGGCGGACCTCCCCAACGTCATCGTCTTCGACGGCCGCGACGCGTCCACGACGACCACCGACTACGCGTTCACCGTAACCGGCGACCTGGAGTCGTCCACGGACGACGGGGCGACGATCGACGAGGAATCGACGGTCGACGGCTCGAGCGCAGAGGGCGTCGTCGCGAACTACCTCGACGCCTACCGCTTCGACGGCGAACTCGAGAGCCTCCAGCTCGACGGCGACGCCGCGGTTCGCGTCAACGGCGTCGAGATCGATCCCATCGAATTCGACGACCGCCCCGAAAACGTCCTCCTCGTCGAGGGCGCGGACGCGGACGTCACCCGCTACGAGTTCGTCGTCGACGGCGAGGTCGTCCCGTCGAATTACGAGGGGGCGACGATCGACGACACCGACGCAATCGCGGACGGTCACGTCCACGGAACCGTCGCGAACTGGAAGGACGCGTTCCGCTTCGACGGCGATCTCCAGCAACTGTCCGTCGACGGCCCCGGTACCGTTTCCCTCAACGGCGAGGAAGTCGACCCCGGCGAGTACGGCGAGGACCTGCCGAACGTCCTCGAGATCGAGGGCACCGGCGAGGCGGCGAGCTACGAGGTCACGGTCGAGGGAACGATCGCGTACGAGGGCGACGACGACGAGGTGACGGTCCGCTCGGGGACGACCGTCCAGAGCTCGATCCTCGAGGGCACCCAGCGCTACCGGTTCTCCGGCGCACTCACCGACGTGACCTTCACCGATGGTGTGGCGGCGATCCGCCTCAACGACGAGACGGTCGACCCCGACGAGACCGGCGACGACGAGCTCCTCCCCCACGTGGTCGTCGTCGACGGGACGAACGCCGACGGTCCGTCGACGTACTCGCTCCAGGTGGACGGGTGCGTTCGCAAGGCCGACTACCGAAACGCCTCGGTCGACGAGGGCGACCTGCTCGAGGACCGCACCGTTCGCGGCGCCGTCGGCAACTGGCTCGACGCCTACTGGTTCGACGGCGACCTCGAGGACTTCACGCTGCTCGGCGACGCGGAAGTCGACGTCGTCTACAACGCGCGCGATCAGTGA
- the thrS gene encoding threonine--tRNA ligase has translation MSEPESESESAPQSINVVLPDGSELEVAPDATVEDCAYEIGPGLGRDTVAGKLDGELVAKEAPVYDEARLEIVTDQSDEYLDVLRHSAAHCLAQAVERHFDDVKLAIGPPTEEGFYYDFDDLEVDEGDFSALEAEIEDIIEADYDIEREEVSVAEAEERLADEPYKLELLDELAEEGEQVTFYSQGEWEDLCAGPHLESTGEIGVVKLLEIAGAYWRGDEENPMQTRIYGTAFEDESDLEDYLERREEAKERDHRKIGNEMDLFSIQDVTGPGLPLYHPPGKTILRELEGFVEDLNEDAGYDYVETPHVFKTDLWHKSGHYENYEDDMFIFDVGDDEFGLKPMNCPGHAAIFQDHSWSYRDLPIRYAENGKVYRKEQRGELSGLSRVWAFTIDDGHLFVRPDQIEREVEAIMDVIDEVLSTFDLEYEVALATRPEKSVGSDEIWDKAEAQLESVLEKRNVDYDLEAGDGAFYGPKIDYAFEDAIGRHWDGPTVQLDFNMPERFDLDYVGEDNEAHEPVMIHRALYGSYERFFMMLIEHYEGNFPFWLAPEQVRVLPISDDNLGYAHRVANEFGDFRTEVDHRDSTLERKIRAAHDDRVPYQIIVGDNEEEAGNISVRDRFEDQEYDVEIDEFRAHLEAERDEKRSEPDFLAE, from the coding sequence ATGTCAGAACCCGAATCCGAATCCGAATCCGCACCGCAATCGATCAACGTCGTCCTTCCCGACGGGTCCGAACTCGAGGTCGCCCCCGACGCCACCGTCGAGGACTGCGCCTACGAGATCGGCCCCGGCCTCGGCCGCGACACGGTCGCCGGCAAACTCGACGGCGAACTCGTCGCCAAGGAGGCCCCCGTCTACGACGAGGCCCGCCTCGAGATCGTCACCGACCAGTCCGACGAGTACCTCGACGTGCTCCGTCACTCCGCGGCCCACTGTCTGGCCCAGGCCGTCGAGCGCCACTTCGACGACGTGAAACTCGCCATCGGCCCGCCGACGGAGGAGGGCTTCTACTACGACTTCGACGACCTCGAGGTCGACGAGGGCGACTTTTCGGCGCTCGAGGCCGAGATCGAGGACATCATCGAGGCCGACTACGACATTGAGCGCGAGGAAGTCTCGGTCGCGGAGGCCGAGGAACGCCTGGCCGACGAACCCTACAAACTCGAGTTGCTCGACGAATTGGCCGAGGAGGGCGAACAGGTCACCTTCTACAGCCAGGGTGAGTGGGAAGACCTCTGTGCCGGCCCCCACCTCGAGTCGACGGGCGAGATCGGCGTCGTCAAACTGCTCGAGATCGCGGGCGCCTACTGGCGCGGCGACGAGGAGAATCCGATGCAGACCCGGATCTACGGAACGGCCTTCGAGGACGAGAGCGACCTGGAGGATTACCTCGAGCGCCGCGAGGAGGCCAAAGAGCGCGACCACCGCAAGATCGGGAACGAGATGGACCTGTTCTCGATCCAGGACGTCACGGGTCCCGGACTCCCACTGTATCACCCGCCGGGAAAGACCATCCTGCGGGAACTCGAGGGCTTCGTTGAGGACCTGAACGAGGACGCGGGCTACGACTACGTCGAGACGCCCCACGTGTTCAAGACGGACCTCTGGCACAAGTCTGGTCACTACGAGAACTACGAAGACGACATGTTCATCTTCGACGTGGGCGACGACGAGTTCGGCCTGAAGCCGATGAACTGTCCTGGCCACGCCGCCATCTTCCAGGACCACTCCTGGAGCTACCGCGACCTGCCGATCCGGTACGCCGAGAACGGCAAAGTGTATCGGAAAGAACAGCGCGGCGAACTCTCCGGCCTCTCGCGGGTCTGGGCGTTCACGATCGACGACGGCCACCTGTTCGTCCGCCCCGACCAGATCGAGCGCGAGGTCGAGGCCATCATGGACGTCATCGACGAGGTACTCTCGACGTTCGACCTCGAGTACGAGGTCGCGCTCGCGACGCGCCCCGAGAAGTCCGTGGGGAGCGACGAGATCTGGGATAAAGCGGAGGCCCAGCTCGAGTCCGTCCTCGAGAAGCGAAACGTGGACTACGACCTCGAGGCCGGCGACGGCGCGTTCTACGGCCCGAAGATCGACTACGCCTTCGAGGACGCCATCGGTCGCCACTGGGACGGCCCGACGGTCCAGCTGGACTTCAACATGCCAGAGCGCTTCGACCTCGACTACGTCGGCGAGGACAACGAGGCCCACGAGCCGGTCATGATCCACCGGGCGCTCTACGGCAGCTACGAGCGCTTCTTCATGATGCTCATCGAGCACTACGAGGGGAACTTCCCGTTCTGGCTCGCTCCCGAGCAGGTGCGCGTCCTGCCCATCTCCGACGACAACCTCGGCTACGCCCACCGCGTCGCCAACGAGTTCGGCGATTTCAGGACCGAGGTCGACCACCGAGACAGCACGCTCGAGCGCAAGATCCGGGCGGCCCACGACGACCGCGTCCCCTACCAGATCATCGTCGGCGACAACGAGGAAGAAGCCGGGAACATCTCGGTTCGGGACCGCTTCGAGGACCAGGAGTACGACGTCGAGATCGACGAGTTCCGGGCGCACCTCGAGGCCGAGCGCGACGAGAAGCGCTCCGAACCGGACTTCCTCGCGGAATAG
- a CDS encoding DUF2196 domain-containing protein, which yields MSDERPSATELRQGMTVRIVQGDQDVQSTDQEPIVGEIGTVIGDDADGPEVELKNGAVGHVLEVVADA from the coding sequence ATGTCCGACGAACGTCCGTCAGCCACCGAACTCAGGCAAGGAATGACCGTCCGAATCGTCCAGGGCGATCAGGACGTCCAGTCGACCGACCAGGAACCGATCGTTGGCGAGATCGGCACCGTCATCGGCGACGACGCGGATGGGCCAGAAGTCGAGCTAAAGAACGGGGCCGTGGGACACGTCCTCGAGGTCGTGGCCGACGCGTAA
- a CDS encoding methyltransferase family protein produces the protein MIDWIPLHAPERLAFVVAASALSLNFIGVLATIAGRTDYWPPGERDRRFYAQWTLAQTFSVCLLVVAVLDWNGLGLPRTPTLVAGLVLFVPGFAAALAAGRDLGSEETVGLTGELRTGGWYRYSRNPQYVAYLVATVGFALLANSAFVAALCGLYACWWLLLPLAEEPWLREQYGEAYERYAEVTPRFVGLRTLRRLSDERTERDAAG, from the coding sequence ATGATCGACTGGATTCCGCTCCACGCACCGGAACGACTCGCGTTCGTCGTCGCCGCGAGCGCGTTATCGCTCAATTTCATCGGCGTGCTCGCGACGATCGCGGGCCGCACCGACTACTGGCCGCCCGGCGAGCGTGACAGGCGGTTCTACGCCCAGTGGACGCTCGCACAGACGTTTTCCGTATGTCTGCTCGTGGTGGCCGTCCTCGACTGGAATGGCCTTGGCCTCCCGCGAACGCCGACGCTCGTCGCCGGCCTCGTGCTCTTCGTACCCGGGTTCGCTGCGGCGCTCGCCGCCGGACGCGACCTGGGAAGCGAAGAGACCGTCGGCCTGACCGGCGAATTGCGAACCGGCGGCTGGTATCGCTACTCGAGAAACCCACAGTACGTCGCTTACCTCGTCGCCACGGTCGGATTCGCGCTGCTGGCGAACTCCGCGTTCGTGGCGGCGCTCTGTGGCCTGTACGCCTGCTGGTGGCTCCTCTTGCCGCTGGCCGAGGAGCCGTGGCTCCGCGAGCAGTACGGGGAGGCCTACGAGCGGTACGCCGAAGTGACCCCGCGGTTCGTCGGCTTGCGAACGCTCAGGCGACTCTCGGACGAGCGCACCGAGCGCGACGCGGCGGGATGA
- a CDS encoding helix-turn-helix domain-containing protein encodes MKSLSVELSQPDWMLHPMQRFIRDGDAVRYEELQAWNVDARQDGLEYELFYVEADREPYEEALESTESIRWYDLTPIDDDSFYLYVCQETREEDVRWRAAFAALDLVVVPPITYDESADFGMTVVGTGENLQAMLEGLPESIDVTVRSIGEYDRRHAPIADALTDRQLEAVAAGVEVGYFEVPREAGVAAVARELGCASSTASRLLQRAQARLARRLVARYHR; translated from the coding sequence GTGAAGTCGCTCTCCGTGGAACTCTCCCAGCCCGACTGGATGCTCCACCCGATGCAGCGATTCATCAGGGACGGCGACGCCGTTCGCTACGAGGAACTCCAGGCCTGGAACGTCGACGCCCGCCAGGACGGCCTCGAGTACGAACTCTTCTACGTCGAGGCCGACCGCGAGCCCTACGAGGAGGCGCTCGAGTCCACGGAATCGATCCGGTGGTACGATCTGACGCCGATCGACGACGACTCATTTTACCTCTACGTCTGCCAGGAGACGCGCGAAGAGGACGTCCGCTGGCGCGCGGCGTTCGCCGCGCTCGACCTCGTCGTCGTCCCGCCGATTACCTACGACGAGTCCGCGGATTTCGGAATGACCGTCGTCGGCACGGGCGAGAACCTGCAGGCGATGCTCGAGGGTCTACCCGAGTCCATCGACGTCACCGTTCGCTCGATCGGCGAGTACGACCGTCGCCACGCCCCCATCGCGGACGCGCTCACCGACCGACAACTCGAGGCCGTCGCCGCGGGCGTCGAGGTCGGCTACTTCGAGGTGCCCCGCGAGGCTGGCGTCGCGGCCGTCGCCAGGGAACTGGGCTGTGCCTCGAGCACGGCGTCGCGTCTCCTCCAGCGTGCTCAGGCCCGCCTCGCCCGGCGGCTGGTGGCTCGATACCACCGATGA
- a CDS encoding methyltransferase family protein, translating into MRRGQSGRWRWSNVPVPESHVAGLLAGTVAHVLKPVRLLENQRLARSAGWGLTGVGLLIIGWAVRTVGELELNGGKPTALVTTGPYAFSRNPMYVGWSALYLGITFLLNTAWLLVVLPAMLSTVHLVVRREERSLEREFGDAYRAYRRDVRRYL; encoded by the coding sequence ATGAGAAGGGGGCAAAGCGGGAGGTGGCGATGGTCGAACGTCCCCGTCCCCGAGTCGCACGTCGCTGGGCTACTCGCAGGGACAGTCGCCCACGTACTGAAGCCGGTGCGGTTGCTCGAGAACCAGCGACTCGCTCGGTCCGCTGGCTGGGGATTGACCGGGGTCGGCCTGCTGATCATCGGGTGGGCGGTTCGAACGGTTGGTGAACTGGAACTGAACGGTGGAAAGCCGACGGCACTCGTGACGACCGGACCGTACGCGTTCAGTCGCAACCCGATGTACGTCGGGTGGTCGGCGTTGTATCTGGGAATCACATTCCTTCTGAACACCGCGTGGCTGCTCGTCGTACTCCCGGCCATGCTGTCTACCGTTCACCTGGTCGTCCGACGCGAGGAACGTTCGCTGGAACGCGAATTCGGAGATGCGTATCGTGCCTACCGGCGCGACGTTCGTCGGTATCTCTAG
- a CDS encoding winged helix-turn-helix domain-containing protein, with protein MGQIVSDGHPCGISDGEGGCNPERIVSLLSEDTARELYRYADGPTTVGKFAEGLELPLSTTYRTISRLEDAGLLRSVSRTDPARYVRAADHVSVSYDDSIRISCVRGGVPLYCDL; from the coding sequence ATGGGCCAGATCGTATCCGACGGACACCCGTGCGGTATCAGCGACGGGGAGGGTGGCTGCAACCCCGAGCGCATCGTCTCCCTCCTCTCCGAGGACACCGCTCGCGAGCTGTATCGCTACGCGGACGGCCCGACGACCGTCGGCAAGTTCGCGGAGGGACTCGAGCTGCCGCTCAGCACGACTTACCGAACGATCTCTCGACTCGAGGACGCCGGACTGTTGCGCTCGGTGAGTCGGACCGATCCGGCGAGGTACGTCCGCGCGGCCGACCACGTCTCCGTGAGCTACGACGACTCGATTCGAATTTCGTGCGTGCGAGGAGGCGTACCGCTGTACTGCGATCTATAG